A genomic segment from Actinoplanes sichuanensis encodes:
- the iolB gene encoding 5-deoxy-glucuronate isomerase, protein MIRLDVTPESAGWGYSGLRVVVLAPGDEYQQATGGDEVVVVPLSGSVTVTTDGDKADLAGRASVFDGPTDVVYVPIESTLTLRSTDGGRFALATARAAKRLPFRHIPVAEQRIELRGAGVCSRQVNNFATTDVLDADRIIACEVLTPGGNWSSYPPHRHDDLEEIYYFEVAGGGPAYQRADGVREVRTGEVVLIPNGWHGPSMATPGYDLYYLNVMAGPGERAWVIEDEPEHAWVRDTWAGQAIDERLPFQKEDR, encoded by the coding sequence GTGATCCGGCTGGACGTGACCCCGGAGTCGGCGGGCTGGGGCTACAGCGGCCTGCGGGTCGTGGTGCTCGCCCCCGGCGACGAGTATCAGCAGGCGACCGGCGGCGACGAGGTGGTCGTGGTGCCGCTGAGCGGATCGGTCACCGTGACCACCGACGGTGACAAGGCGGATCTGGCCGGGCGGGCGAGCGTCTTCGACGGGCCGACCGACGTGGTGTACGTGCCGATCGAGTCCACGCTGACCCTGCGCAGCACCGACGGCGGTCGGTTCGCGCTGGCCACGGCACGGGCCGCGAAGCGGCTGCCGTTCCGGCACATCCCGGTCGCCGAGCAGCGCATCGAGCTGCGCGGGGCGGGGGTCTGCTCGCGGCAGGTCAACAACTTCGCCACCACCGACGTGCTGGACGCCGATCGGATCATCGCCTGCGAGGTGCTCACCCCCGGCGGCAACTGGTCGTCGTATCCGCCCCACCGGCACGACGACCTGGAGGAGATCTACTACTTCGAGGTGGCCGGGGGCGGGCCCGCCTACCAGCGCGCCGACGGGGTGCGGGAGGTCCGTACCGGCGAGGTGGTGTTGATCCCGAACGGCTGGCACGGCCCGTCGATGGCCACCCCCGGTTACGACCTGTACTACCTGAACGTGATGGCCGGGCCGGGGGAGCGGGCCTGGGTGATCGAGGACGAGCCGGAGCACGCCTGGGTCCGCGACACGTGGGCCGGCCAGGCGATCGACGAGAGGCTGCCCTTCCAGAAGGAGGACCGATGA